The Methanohalophilus portucalensis DNA window ATTTGAAGGAATTATGACTCTATATTGTTTCCTAATAGCGTCTCCCCATGGATCATCAGTTGTCTCTATGATTTCGTAATTTCTAACCAGATCGCGATTATATTCAGGTGGTTTGTCTGCTACAGATGTTACTTCCTCTATGGTATCATCTGTATTTTCTGAGTCTGTGCATCCAATAGTTAAAAATATTAATAAAATAATACCAACAAATTTCAACCAATTATTCATAATTTACCCTCTGATTAAGACAATATTCTTTGTTAATATTTATTTCTATTTATTGAGTTTATTTAAAAATGTTCCCTCTATTTTGAACAAAGAACTTAGATTACGGATTGATAGTAATCTGCAGCTAATTGAAAAAGTTTCAACACGAAAAAAGAAAGAATGTAAATAAATGAGGGCAATAAAATACAGGGATCAAGTCAAAGTAAAATCTGCACCACAACTGAATTTTTGGTTTATCCTCAACCCATTTTTCTTTTGTGTTCTTTATTGGAAGAACGGATAGGTAAATCTCTCATTTCTGTTTGTGATAGACAAAGATACATATGAATAGAAGAAGTTTGTTGATTTCTTTTCCTGACTACTTACTACATAATTTTCTTTAAAGAAGTCTATTTTCTCATCACATGGTCATTTGTAAAATCGATAACAGATTCATACATCTTTCCTATTTCATGATCGAAAAATATTCATAGATAAAGATGATTTCGTTTAACTGAGTGAGTTCATTCAAATCCAGTTTTTTGAGATTACGACATATTGATTTTTCATATATTGTTTCTTGATAGTGTTTTGAGTAGAATGAATTGGATTTCTTTCAATTGCCATACAGATACCATAATGAAAAACATCCTTGCACTTAAGTGAACTATTGATCTAGATATCAATATTATTCAGAATATTTTTTAAATAGGAGATAGAAGGTCTTTTGTTTTTAAGAATATGTTTGGCTGATTTCGGGAACTACATATTGAGAATGACATACGGTGGTATTTTCAATACATATGTAACTATCAGAAAAGTCACAAGAAATTAAGATTCGAAAATTCGGGAAGTGCTGATATTGTGTATTTACACAATCAATATTTGCCTAGAACTATTTCCATCACCTTCTTAATCATTTCATCATCCGTTTTCAGAGTTTCTTTATTTTCAATAACCTCCTGGGTGATTTCTTCAATTTCCGATTTTGATAGTTTATTCGATTTTCTGTTTGCTTGTTCTTCATTTCGTTGTTTTATCTTTGTATCATGGTAATCCTGAATTGAATCAGATAGTTCCTCATCAATTTCCCTTATAATAGGAACAACAGTATCATATTTTGATTCTGCAACCTGATCGAATAATTCATGCATCTTTATGGCTTTTGTTTCCAGTTCAACTTTTTTTTGCACAAAAATTCTCTCATTCTTCCGTGGTTTACTCCAATAGGGTGATTTACATTTGGGGCAGACGTTTGGTTCTCTTGGAAAAGAAGATGTCCATTCGTAATCGCAACGATAACAGTGGTTACCTTTTATCCAGACTCTATATCCCTTTTCACTCAGTTTTATGAAGTCAACATTGCTCATGCTACTATATCGGATTTGAACATATATACCATTTGCGAATAGGTTGTTTGTAAAAGAGGCCTTAGGCATTTATTTTGATTTAATACATATCATAATGGTTTGAGAAGTAAAACTTATATGCGATTAATGTAAAATATACATATACCAAATTGGTATATAATGTACTTGAAAGGAGTGTATTGAACGATCTATGGATTAAGTTGGCACACAATGCATGTACGTGATTGCATAGGAGACAAATATGATTGATAAAGACAAATCAAAAAACCGAGTAACAAAAAATGAAAACGATATTGTAATAGATCCATTAGAGTCTATGAAAAGTAACCTTGGGAATATAGTTGAAGAATGTATTGAATGTTATATTGAACCTGGTTCACAGTACACTTCAGAGCTTATTGAAAAACATGAAAGATTCGACGGAAAGCAAAAGAATACATCCATACAAAGGTCTATTGACCAAAGAAGAAAAATTAAAGGACTCTTAATCGCAAAAAAGAAGAATGTAAGTAAATCAAATTCAGATTGGATTGTTAAAGGTAGTCATGGAGCCAAACATTTGGTTACAGTTAATTCTGAAGGGGAGTATCTATGCGACTGTGAAGATTTTCGACATAGGCATTATATCTGCAAACACATACACGCTGTAAATGCAATAGAAAGCGGTCTTACTCTCCCATCAGTCCATGTATTGGAAAATAGGTTAAAGGAACTACGACCACACATAAAAAAATGCACACAAAACTGGAGTGCGTATAACAAAGCACAAAAAAAAGAAGAAGAACTCCTTTACGTAATACTGAATAAAATATGTTCGATGATTATAGAGTACCCTGAAGCAAAAAGGGGTCGACCAACCGTTCCTATTAAAGATGCTATTTTTGCAATGGTATGTAAGGTATATAGCATGAAATCAGGGAGGCGAGCAGCACATAATATAAACCTAGCTTATGAAAAAGAATACATAAGTAGACAAGTACCACCGACTACGATATCAGATTACATGAGAATGTCTGATATTACGCCTATATTAACGGGATTGATTGAACTTGTAAGTACTCCATTTATCGACATTGAAAGAGTATTTGCCATGGATTCTTCAGGATTTTCAACAAGCACATACGAAAGCTGGTACAACTTTAAGTATGGCATGGAGTCCAAGAAACACAAATGGTTGAAAGCGCATATCAATGTGGGTGTGAAAACAAATATAATCACGGCGGTGAAAATAACCAATAAGGATGAACCAGATCAAAATAAGTTTGAACATCTTTTCAAAGCCACATTGAAGAATTTTCAAATTGATGAACAACTGGCAGATGGAGCATACTGCAATCGTGAAATTTTCAAATTGATTGATGATAGTGGTGCCAAACCATTCATACCATTTTCAGATAATTCAAGTAGTAAACCTCGTGGTGTATGGATATGGAAAGAAATGTACGACCTCTTTCAAGAGAACAAATTAGAGTATCTCAAACATTATGACAAGCGTAACAATGTTGAAACTACATTCCATATGTTGAAGACTAAGTTCAATGGAACACTGAAAAGTAGATCAGAAAATGGACAGGTCAATGAAATCCTGTGTAAGATTCTGTGTCACAATATTTCTGTATTGATACACGAAATATATCAGTTAAATGTATCAGTAGATAACCTTTTTCAAGCGAAAAAGCAAAATATGCCATTGATGCATGTTGTTCATAATAATGGCATTCATGTGAACTATTCCTGCGCACAAAGTTACTAAAATGAATCACCTTTCGAGTGATTCATTGATATTCTCTTTTTACCTTATATATTACAACAAGTAGTGGGCTGATATATCTATCATTTTTATTGAGGCTTTGTAGAAATCCTCATGAGAATACAAATGTAACCACATCGAACACAATGTTCAAAGAAGATCTTCGCTTTCTCTGTGTTCTTTGTGATTTATGCCTGAAGTATAGATTTTCTACAATGTCCATTTTTGTAACTACTTATAACTAAGAAAATGAGTCAAATCTGTTGGTATTTCTGTGCTGACCGAATATTCCTATCTTTGACCGAAAATTCATGTATATGGCCGAAAATAGCCTATTTGTCGGACAAAGCGTCAAAACTATATTATAGAAAATCTCTTATGCTATATTTATTGAGCTAATGATGGCCTTTAGAATTATGTAAGTATGAATACTGCAGTAAGGCCTAAAAAAAACAAATTAATTTAAAAATTACAAAAAAAGAGATAAAAAACTGGACTTAGTATGTCCAGTTCTTTGCTGCTTCGATCATTGCCTGAAGGTTCTGGGTAGGAGTCTTGCTCACAATACCGCAACCCGGTGCGAGAAGCTGTACTCCTGCATCGAGAACTCTCTTGGATTCTTCCTTTACACCTTCGACATTGTCTTCGCCCTGGTTCCATAGAACACTTACAGGGTCGAGGTTACCTAAGATGAGGGCCTTGTCCACATTCTCAACTGCTGCTACAGGGTCGACATTCTGGTCTACACTGATTGCATCTACGCCGCAGGTTTCCATGATCGCAAGTCCGTTAGTTGTGTCTCCGCAGATGTGGAGGATGGATGGTATACCTTTCTCGTGGAGTGCTTCAACAATCTTCTGGTGGAATGGAACTACGAAAGTCTTGTAGAAGTCAGCACCAATAAGCTGGTAGCTGGCTGTTGGATCAATGATTGCAAAGGTGTCGGCACCGTTCTCGACCTGCTTGAGGGCGTACTGTGTGCAGAACTCAGTGGTGAATTCCATGAGTTTGAGGCCAAATTCCTGGTCTGTCATGATGTTCATGAACCAGGAGTCACCATTAAGGTGCTGTGCGAGGGAGAATGGTCCGATCATACTGCCGATGATTGGAAGTTCGTCGCCGTATTTGTCTGCGAGGATCTTGACTGCCTGACATACGTTTCCGATCCTGCCGTCTTCGATGTTGTAACCTTCGAATTGTTCGAGGTCTTCGGCCTTGCTGACAACGTGGCTGATAACGGATGGCTGCTGTTCCTTGGTACTTGGCTTGATTCCGCATCCGAAAAATTCTGCTTCTGCTGTGATGTCGAAAGGAACACGTACTGCTTCAAATCCTACAACTGTGTGGCCTGCTTCTGCCAGTGCTGCCATTTTTACAGGGTCTTCGTGAGCTTCTGGCCAGTAAGCATCTACTGCATCCATCTGTTCTACTGTTCCTGTCTGGGTGGCACAGATAGCAGGCATCCTGTCTACTTCTTCACCTGCAAATACGCGTGCTAATCTCTCTTTGGGTGTATATTCAACCATAACCTTTACTCCTTAAAACTTATTTTTATTCTAAAAGGTAATCTGGCTACGCATTTAGCATATATATATCTTTTCATGTTCAGTTTCTCATGAAAAAAGCGCTATCAATATACTTGTTTTGCTCTTGAGATCTCTCTACTTTACATTACCGCGTAAAGCATTGAAGCCACGCCAATCATCAGAGGTTCCATTACTAGATCGATTTCGTTCCTTTCCCCGATGTCTTCAGGCAAGCCACAGGGAATTCCCGGTGTGGACACGAGGCATCTTTCTGCGACCATGCCTTCGGAGATCGTATTGGGATTTGGTGTAGCTTCCAGGACCATGGAGAACTTGTGTTCTTCTTCGGGATCATAGGGTATGATGCCCAGTTCTTTGCGGGCCTTTTCCATAGTTTCCCTGTCGGGGTCATAGGCATACACATCGAAATCCCTTTTTACGAGATGTTGTGCTCCGGCATAACCCACTCTTCCCAGGCCGATTACAAGTATATCTTTTGAGTCGGCATATTTGTAACGGGAGGCGATTTCAGCATAAACCACTCCGGTGCATACATGATTGGTTGCAATTTTGCCGTTTTTCATATTGTGTGCAATAAAAATGTGGTCATCTGCCATCAGTATTATGTCGGCATCACTGGAAACAGCTTCATAGTACCCGGTAACGTCAGGATGCTCGGTTACAGCACCATCAAGGCCGAAATATTCGGTTATCGTAAGCAGGGATGACGAAAAGTTGGTAATGATACCGTTGCCGGAAGTTATAGGCACAATACCTACCTTTTCTCCGTCAAGAGTTGTGCCGTATATTTGTTTGCATATGTCAGCAATGTCCATTCCGGTTGCTTTTTTGATAGTATTGTTATTGCACTCAAGCTGTTTTGTGAGTCCTTCCAGATCTTGTGGTGTAAGTAGTGCCATATTAATCCTCCTTTTACTGCTTCATATCGGATTTGATGAGCTGAATTGCTTTTTTTCTTTTATCAAACATTTCATGCCATGTCGTGCCGCTGGATATCAGGGTATAGATTGGTTTTTTCCCCTTGCATTTGAATATTTCCAACCCCTTTGATTCATGGAACTGTCGGTAGTCATCACCGCCTGAAAGCACATGTTCTCCAACAGGGATAAGTTTTCCATCAGATGCCATCAAGTGCTCGTAGTTACATTGTTTGCCAACAGGAAGAAGTTTGTTTTCCCTTATTTTTCCTGCAAAAGTTCCCATTAGCCATTCAAGCAGGTTCACACCACTACTGTGATATACTACGGTAGGTGTCTGGCTGGGAAACCGTGCATCGATCTCAATTACCCGGATTCCTTCGGGGGAGAGTATTGCTTCCACATCCATGATTCCTTTAAGGGACAGATTGCTGGCCAGCCGGTGTGTGATTTCCCTGAAATTCACATCTGTTTCCATCGGTGTGACGCGGTGGCAATCATGTCCCTGGTCAATATGGACCTGTGTCTGCTGACCGATCATGAAATTGTTCCCGTCACCCACCACTTCCAGTGAAACTACCGGTCCGGGTACATATTCTTCAACGACCATCGAATCATCAATGTCTGCCAGTTCACTTTCATTGTCAATTATGCGCGCTCCCTTACTGCTGCTCATGCATGGGGGTTTAACAAAATAAGGAGGATTTTTGGGATTTTCCGAGGGAATAGGTATATCGATCGATTTGAAATATTTTCTTGAACGCTTTTTGTCCATGCTGGTA harbors:
- a CDS encoding transposase → MIDKDKSKNRVTKNENDIVIDPLESMKSNLGNIVEECIECYIEPGSQYTSELIEKHERFDGKQKNTSIQRSIDQRRKIKGLLIAKKKNVSKSNSDWIVKGSHGAKHLVTVNSEGEYLCDCEDFRHRHYICKHIHAVNAIESGLTLPSVHVLENRLKELRPHIKKCTQNWSAYNKAQKKEEELLYVILNKICSMIIEYPEAKRGRPTVPIKDAIFAMVCKVYSMKSGRRAAHNINLAYEKEYISRQVPPTTISDYMRMSDITPILTGLIELVSTPFIDIERVFAMDSSGFSTSTYESWYNFKYGMESKKHKWLKAHINVGVKTNIITAVKITNKDEPDQNKFEHLFKATLKNFQIDEQLADGAYCNREIFKLIDDSGAKPFIPFSDNSSSKPRGVWIWKEMYDLFQENKLEYLKHYDKRNNVETTFHMLKTKFNGTLKSRSENGQVNEILCKILCHNISVLIHEIYQLNVSVDNLFQAKKQNMPLMHVVHNNGIHVNYSCAQSY
- the mtbA gene encoding methylcobamide:CoM methyltransferase MtbA — protein: MVEYTPKERLARVFAGEEVDRMPAICATQTGTVEQMDAVDAYWPEAHEDPVKMAALAEAGHTVVGFEAVRVPFDITAEAEFFGCGIKPSTKEQQPSVISHVVSKAEDLEQFEGYNIEDGRIGNVCQAVKILADKYGDELPIIGSMIGPFSLAQHLNGDSWFMNIMTDQEFGLKLMEFTTEFCTQYALKQVENGADTFAIIDPTASYQLIGADFYKTFVVPFHQKIVEALHEKGIPSILHICGDTTNGLAIMETCGVDAISVDQNVDPVAAVENVDKALILGNLDPVSVLWNQGEDNVEGVKEESKRVLDAGVQLLAPGCGIVSKTPTQNLQAMIEAAKNWTY
- the pylD gene encoding 3-methylornithyl-N6-L-lysine dehydrogenase PylD; this translates as MALLTPQDLEGLTKQLECNNNTIKKATGMDIADICKQIYGTTLDGEKVGIVPITSGNGIITNFSSSLLTITEYFGLDGAVTEHPDVTGYYEAVSSDADIILMADDHIFIAHNMKNGKIATNHVCTGVVYAEIASRYKYADSKDILVIGLGRVGYAGAQHLVKRDFDVYAYDPDRETMEKARKELGIIPYDPEEEHKFSMVLEATPNPNTISEGMVAERCLVSTPGIPCGLPEDIGERNEIDLVMEPLMIGVASMLYAVM
- the pylC gene encoding 3-methylornithine--L-lysine ligase PylC, with amino-acid sequence MKTICLIGGKLQGFEVAYLARKSGIQVHLIDRKNKPLIRNSVDKHFCFDITERPERLIELSRHSDAIIPTNENLDTLLFLKKIEPELRCPLLFDFTAYHTSMDKKRSRKYFKSIDIPIPSENPKNPPYFVKPPCMSSSKGARIIDNESELADIDDSMVVEEYVPGPVVSLEVVGDGNNFMIGQQTQVHIDQGHDCHRVTPMETDVNFREITHRLASNLSLKGIMDVEAILSPEGIRVIEIDARFPSQTPTVVYHSSGVNLLEWLMGTFAGKIRENKLLPVGKQCNYEHLMASDGKLIPVGEHVLSGGDDYRQFHESKGLEIFKCKGKKPIYTLISSGTTWHEMFDKRKKAIQLIKSDMKQ